In one window of Aceticella autotrophica DNA:
- the mgtA gene encoding magnesium-translocating P-type ATPase: protein MFKKTMRKEGNQLLNKEQLLAYSDMNIDVLFKNLDTSLNGLTEEAVKNKRLIYGKNEIAEGKKESIFHKLFTAFVNPFNIVLMIIATVSLFTDVILVSPSDRDYSTILIISIMIIVSAFLRFFQEWRSEKAAEELKAMVRLTALVKRQETGKREIAISELVPGDIIYLAAGDIVPADVRIIKSKDLFIDQAVLTGESQPVEKFDKVITDTSLSKNPIERFNLAFMGSNVISGTAICVTIATGETTYFGNIAKYLKEKHVITNFEKGVNSVSWLLVRFMAMMVPVVFFINGFTKGDWLQALLFALSVAVGLTPEMLPMIVTTNLAKGAVNMSKKKTIVKKLSSMQNFGAMDVLCTDKTGTLTMNKIVLERYMDVHGKEDTRVLKHAYINSYFQTGLKNVMDNAILDHVGEEFSWIRDNYEKVDEIPFDFERRRMSVVVKDKNNKTQLITKGAIEEMLSICSYAEYHGKVIPLTNELRNEIINTVYKFNADGFRVIGVAQKNDPPVEGMFGTKDENNMVLIGYLAFLDPPKDNVEAILNSLKEYGIILKILTGDNEIVTAAIAEKVGLNNNNILLGTQIDNMEDNQLKEDIEKVTIFAKLTPEQKARIVRLLRENGHTVGFIGDGINDAPAMHAADVAISVDNAVDIAKETADIILLEKDLRILEDGVLEGRKTFGNIMKYIKITASSNFGNVFSVLVASTFLPFLPMDPLQLIFLNLTYDLSMTSIPWDTMDKDYLDKPRKWDASNIGKFMVWFGPTSSIFDMTTYALMFFIIGPMIFGKSYYLLPENLRQGFVALFQSGWFVESLWTQTLVVHMIRTEKIPFIESIAGWPLLLFTSAAVAFGTIIPFTSFGAQLHLVPLPGLYFIYLIITVVAYMILAQFVKVLFMKRFGSLL from the coding sequence ATGTTCAAGAAAACAATGAGGAAAGAAGGCAATCAATTGTTAAATAAAGAGCAATTATTGGCTTACAGCGATATGAATATTGATGTTTTATTCAAGAATTTAGATACCTCATTAAATGGCTTAACAGAAGAAGCTGTAAAGAATAAGAGATTAATATATGGAAAAAATGAAATTGCTGAAGGTAAAAAAGAAAGTATATTTCACAAACTTTTTACAGCATTTGTTAATCCATTTAATATAGTATTGATGATTATAGCAACTGTTTCATTATTTACTGATGTTATTTTAGTTTCTCCAAGTGATCGTGATTATAGTACGATATTAATTATCAGTATTATGATAATTGTCAGTGCTTTTCTTCGTTTCTTCCAAGAATGGCGTTCTGAAAAGGCTGCTGAAGAATTAAAAGCAATGGTACGTCTAACTGCATTAGTAAAACGTCAAGAAACAGGTAAAAGAGAAATAGCTATTTCTGAACTTGTACCAGGTGATATAATTTATCTTGCTGCAGGTGATATAGTACCTGCAGATGTACGCATAATTAAGAGTAAGGATTTATTTATAGATCAGGCTGTTTTGACAGGTGAATCACAGCCTGTAGAAAAATTTGACAAAGTAATAACAGATACCTCTTTAAGCAAAAATCCAATAGAGCGTTTTAATCTTGCATTTATGGGAAGCAATGTTATAAGCGGAACGGCAATTTGTGTTACTATTGCCACAGGCGAAACTACTTATTTTGGCAATATTGCTAAATATTTAAAAGAAAAACATGTTATTACAAATTTTGAAAAAGGAGTAAATTCAGTCAGTTGGCTTTTAGTGCGTTTTATGGCAATGATGGTTCCCGTTGTGTTTTTCATAAATGGTTTCACAAAAGGTGATTGGTTACAAGCATTGCTTTTTGCATTATCTGTTGCAGTTGGGCTTACACCGGAAATGCTTCCCATGATTGTTACTACAAATCTTGCTAAGGGAGCTGTAAACATGAGCAAGAAAAAAACAATTGTTAAAAAGTTAAGTTCAATGCAAAATTTTGGTGCTATGGATGTATTATGTACCGATAAAACAGGTACATTAACAATGAATAAGATAGTTTTGGAAAGGTATATGGATGTTCATGGGAAAGAGGATACCAGGGTTTTGAAACATGCATATATTAATAGTTATTTTCAGACAGGTCTTAAAAATGTTATGGATAATGCAATTTTAGATCATGTAGGAGAAGAATTTTCATGGATTCGTGATAATTATGAAAAGGTGGATGAGATACCTTTTGATTTTGAAAGACGCCGTATGAGTGTAGTTGTCAAAGATAAAAACAATAAGACTCAACTTATTACTAAAGGTGCAATTGAAGAGATGTTATCTATTTGTAGTTATGCTGAATATCATGGTAAAGTTATACCACTTACAAATGAATTAAGAAATGAGATTATTAATACGGTATATAAGTTTAATGCAGATGGCTTTAGGGTGATTGGCGTTGCACAAAAGAATGATCCTCCAGTTGAGGGGATGTTTGGGACAAAGGATGAAAATAATATGGTTTTAATCGGATATTTAGCATTTCTTGATCCTCCAAAAGATAATGTGGAAGCAATTTTAAACTCATTAAAAGAGTACGGAATAATATTAAAAATTTTAACAGGAGATAACGAAATTGTAACAGCAGCTATTGCAGAAAAAGTAGGACTTAATAATAATAATATATTATTAGGGACACAGATTGATAATATGGAGGATAATCAGCTAAAAGAAGATATAGAAAAAGTTACTATTTTTGCGAAACTTACACCAGAACAAAAAGCACGTATTGTAAGACTTCTAAGGGAGAATGGTCATACAGTCGGTTTCATAGGTGATGGTATAAATGACGCTCCTGCAATGCATGCAGCAGATGTTGCAATTTCCGTTGATAATGCAGTAGATATTGCTAAAGAAACAGCAGATATAATATTATTAGAAAAAGATTTACGTATATTGGAGGATGGTGTTTTAGAAGGAAGAAAAACTTTTGGAAACATAATGAAATATATAAAAATAACTGCAAGTTCTAATTTTGGTAATGTTTTTTCTGTATTAGTTGCAAGTACATTTTTACCATTTTTGCCAATGGATCCTTTGCAATTAATTTTTCTTAATTTGACGTATGATTTGTCTATGACTTCAATACCTTGGGATACAATGGATAAAGATTATTTAGATAAACCGAGAAAATGGGATGCTTCAAATATTGGCAAATTTATGGTTTGGTTTGGCCCTACAAGTTCTATTTTTGATATGACAACATATGCATTAATGTTTTTTATTATAGGACCAATGATTTTTGGTAAATCTTATTATTTATTGCCAGAAAATTTAAGACAAGGATTTGTAGCCTTGTTTCAATCAGGCTGGTTTGTTGAAAGTTTATGGACTCAAACATTAGTAGTTCATATGATTAGAACTGAGAAAATTCCTTTTATAGAAAGTATCGCGGGATGGCCCCTATTGCTATTTACTTCTGCAGCTGTAGCATTTGGAACGATTATACCATTTACATCATTTGGTGCACAACTGCATTTAGTACCACTGCCAGGACTATATTTTATTTATTTAATAATTACCGTTGTTGCATATATGATTTTAGCACAATTTGTTAAGGTATTATTTATGAAAAGATTCGGAAGTTTATTATGA
- the thiC gene encoding phosphomethylpyrimidine synthase ThiC, with protein sequence MTQLKKAKEGIITEEMREIARLEGIEPQQIRKGVEDGKIVIPFNPNHKGLKPCGIGNGLRTKVNANIGTSDKYPDSHPELVKAKAAIDAGADAIMDLSTGGDVKSIRKAIISEVNVPIGTVPIYEAGIIAQNKKGSIIEFTVDELFDIIEEHAEQGVDFLTVHCGLTLEAVERLRREGRITDIVSRGGAFITGWMLKNEKQNPLYEHFDRLLEIAEKYDVTLSLGDGLRPGCIADATDRAQIQELIILGELVQEALKQGVQVIVEGPGHVPLNEIQANVQLQKKICHGAPFYVLGPLVTDIAAGYDHIAAAIGGAIAAAAGADFLCYVTPAEHLGLPTEEDVKEGVIASRIAAHAADIVKGVTGAKEWDLKMAKARKGLDWEAQLKLAVDPKKAKKYRDVKNPSDVETCTMCGKLCAMDLIAKFIKNVD encoded by the coding sequence TTGACTCAGTTAAAAAAAGCAAAAGAAGGAATTATAACTGAAGAGATGAGGGAAATAGCAAGACTTGAAGGGATAGAGCCACAACAAATAAGAAAGGGCGTAGAAGATGGGAAAATCGTTATACCTTTTAATCCAAATCATAAAGGATTAAAACCCTGCGGTATTGGTAATGGACTTAGAACTAAGGTTAATGCCAATATTGGAACATCGGACAAATATCCTGATTCACATCCTGAACTTGTTAAAGCTAAAGCTGCAATTGATGCCGGAGCTGATGCTATTATGGACCTTTCCACAGGGGGCGATGTTAAATCTATACGTAAGGCAATAATCTCTGAGGTCAATGTGCCTATAGGTACGGTTCCAATATATGAAGCAGGGATTATAGCACAGAATAAAAAAGGCAGCATAATAGAATTTACTGTTGATGAACTTTTTGATATTATAGAGGAACATGCTGAACAAGGAGTGGATTTTTTGACGGTTCACTGCGGTTTGACGCTGGAAGCTGTAGAAAGGCTTCGCCGGGAAGGCAGGATAACTGATATAGTAAGCAGAGGCGGGGCTTTTATTACCGGTTGGATGCTAAAAAATGAAAAGCAGAATCCTTTATATGAGCATTTTGATAGGTTGCTGGAAATTGCCGAAAAATACGATGTTACTCTAAGCTTAGGGGATGGTTTAAGACCCGGTTGTATTGCCGATGCTACTGACCGTGCTCAAATTCAGGAGCTTATAATACTGGGAGAATTGGTTCAAGAAGCATTGAAACAAGGAGTACAGGTTATCGTTGAAGGACCCGGACATGTGCCACTGAATGAGATTCAGGCGAATGTTCAGTTACAGAAAAAAATTTGTCATGGAGCACCGTTTTATGTATTAGGCCCCCTTGTGACTGATATAGCAGCAGGCTATGACCATATAGCCGCTGCCATAGGTGGTGCTATAGCGGCAGCGGCGGGTGCTGACTTTTTATGTTATGTGACTCCTGCAGAACATTTAGGACTTCCAACAGAAGAGGATGTAAAAGAAGGCGTTATTGCCTCGAGAATTGCTGCACATGCGGCAGATATAGTTAAAGGAGTTACCGGAGCAAAAGAATGGGATTTAAAAATGGCAAAAGCGCGGAAAGGGTTGGATTGGGAAGCACAGTTAAAATTAGCTGTAGACCCTAAAAAAGCTAAAAAATACAGGGATGTAAAAAATCCATCAGATGTAGAAACATGTACTATGTGCGGAAAATTATGCGCTATGGATTTAATTGCGAAATTCATTAAAAATGTAGATTAA
- the hydG gene encoding [FeFe] hydrogenase H-cluster radical SAM maturase HydG yields the protein MKDMLSREEKEWLDDRAKKITEYEEKETRKDFIDDDKIESILQNNRNPEPQRVRDILSKARLLKGLTPEEAAVLLNNENQDLWQEIFETAHQIKQQIYGNRIVLFAPLYISNPCVNNCAYCGFRHSNDSLKEMVLSMEELEKEVQVLTSHGHKRLVIVYGEHPVSDVDFMCKTIEKIYATKDGDNEIRRVNINAAPLFVDEYEKIKEAGIGTYQIFQETYHHETYKRVHPKGSLKSFYKWRLFSLHRAQEAGIDDVAIGALLGLYDWKFEVLGLLYHAMDLEREFGVGPHTISFPRLEPAVNTPFLRNLPYKVSDEDFKKLVAVIRCSVPYTGMILTCRESPKLRKEVIPLGVSQIDAGSNIAIRGYQDAEKEGLENREQFQLADSRPLDDVLYELCEQNYIPSFCTAGYRAGRTGCQFMSFAKEGKVKYFCTPNAILTFKEYLMNYASPKTKMIGEKVINAYLEDFKQEKPQRAEKLREMLNDIEGGKRDLYF from the coding sequence ATGAAAGATATGTTAAGCAGGGAAGAAAAAGAATGGCTTGATGATAGAGCAAAAAAGATAACCGAGTATGAGGAAAAAGAAACAAGAAAAGACTTTATTGATGATGACAAAATAGAAAGCATTTTACAAAACAATAGGAATCCTGAACCCCAAAGAGTCAGGGATATATTATCAAAAGCAAGGTTATTGAAGGGACTTACACCAGAAGAAGCAGCTGTACTTTTAAATAATGAGAATCAAGATTTATGGCAGGAAATTTTTGAAACGGCTCACCAGATAAAACAACAGATATATGGAAATCGTATTGTTTTGTTTGCACCTCTTTATATTTCTAATCCTTGTGTGAACAACTGTGCTTATTGTGGTTTCAGGCATAGCAATGATAGCTTAAAGGAAATGGTACTTTCAATGGAAGAGCTGGAAAAGGAAGTGCAGGTTTTAACCTCCCATGGGCATAAACGTTTAGTTATTGTTTATGGTGAACATCCTGTCAGTGATGTGGATTTTATGTGCAAGACTATTGAAAAGATATATGCAACAAAGGATGGCGATAATGAAATAAGAAGGGTAAATATTAATGCAGCTCCTCTTTTTGTAGATGAATACGAAAAGATTAAAGAAGCAGGGATAGGCACATATCAAATATTTCAGGAAACCTACCATCATGAAACATATAAAAGGGTTCATCCAAAGGGCAGTTTAAAATCCTTTTATAAATGGAGGCTTTTCTCTCTTCACAGGGCGCAAGAGGCTGGTATTGATGATGTTGCTATTGGAGCATTGTTAGGTCTTTATGATTGGAAGTTTGAGGTATTGGGTCTGCTTTATCATGCTATGGATTTAGAAAGAGAGTTTGGGGTAGGACCACATACTATTTCTTTCCCACGTTTGGAGCCGGCAGTTAATACACCATTTCTCAGAAATCTGCCATATAAAGTAAGTGATGAAGATTTCAAAAAATTGGTTGCTGTTATACGCTGTTCTGTACCATATACAGGTATGATATTAACATGCAGGGAAAGTCCTAAACTTCGTAAAGAGGTTATTCCTCTTGGTGTATCACAAATTGATGCAGGTTCAAATATCGCAATAAGAGGATATCAAGATGCCGAAAAAGAAGGGCTTGAAAACAGGGAACAATTTCAGTTAGCTGACTCTCGACCTCTTGACGATGTTTTATATGAACTATGTGAACAAAATTATATACCTTCTTTCTGTACGGCGGGTTATAGAGCTGGAAGAACGGGATGTCAGTTTATGTCCTTTGCAAAGGAAGGAAAGGTAAAGTATTTTTGCACTCCTAATGCTATTCTTACATTTAAAGAATATCTGATGAACTATGCTTCGCCGAAAACTAAGATGATAGGAGAAAAAGTAATCAATGCTTATTTAGAGGATTTCAAGCAGGAGAAGCCGCAAAGAGCAGAGAAATTAAGGGAAATGTTAAATGATATTGAAGGTGGTAAACGTGATTTGTACTTCTAA